The segment AGAAGGGCTTTCTTGGCAACATCAGCTGCTGAACCCTGAATCATACTATTGACAGCTTGACGCTCAGCTTGAGCTCTCAGGGCAGCTTCGGGGCTGGAAATATTCTCAAGAAAACGTCTCCTACCTGCTAATGTCTCCACGAAACCCTTGACGCGTGCCTCCTTCACGGTACGCTCACTGAATGCCCTGATGGCCGGGTAGACGCTGTAGAAGCCCTCAATGTGCTCCCGGGCGCTCGCTTCGTCAATCTTGAGAATCTCCGCTAAAGTCCTGGCCCCCATTCCGTAGATTATTCCATAGCAAATCTGTTTGGCATCATTGCGCATCTTTGGGGTGATTTTGGCCTCGGCAATTCCACTCCAACGTGCTGCGACAGCACGGAAAATGTCGCAATCggatttaattatttgaatcaggATTGGATCCTGCGAAaggataataataaaaaattctgaaaggttttttggagatttcttttaatggaaaattgagaaattaattttgctttttaatgatttcttggaatttatttaagatttttgagtttttattttattttttgttcttttttattgattttaatttgatttgaagaattttgagccaaagaaatttaatttttaataaaaaaaaaggaaaaacatctAAGATGGCGATTTGAAGCGTCGTTTTgcagacataacctcacttttgaaagaattaaaatttaaaagccattttctataaaaaattttatttgttaagaatttaaaaattcatattctttgttttaattaattttttaaatatctataaaactttaatatcGTCTTTTAatccacaaaatattttttttagcattattttcattcattccgAGGAAGCCAAAGGAGCAAATAAACCACGAAATTACCATTAAATATGGCGAATTTTGGCGTCCTTTTtcagacataacctcaatcaAGAAAAACTCGCTAAAATCATGAAACAACTCAAAATCATcgcaaattcaaaaaattaaattagtttttcataaaaaaatatttcttcttacCTGAGCGAAATGAATGAGAATTCTCAGTTCAAGCTGGCAGAAATCCGCTGAGACAAGCCTCTGGCCACTTCCTGGGGCAAAAACCTTCCTGCAGGAGAGAATTTGCTTATCCCCATCGCCCAGATCGAGGAGAAAATCCTTCGCAACGGTCTGCAGGTTCGGTTCATGCATTGTTATCCTTCCGGTTTGCGTCAGTGAGAAGCTCGTGCCGTGAATTCGGCTTCCCTGAATACTCCTCGCCAGTGGTTGGAGGACTTTCACGAAGACAGCCGTTAATGTTCTATGCTGAGCAATTAGGTGCGCTAGGGGACTTCCGAGCTTCTCCAGGACTCCTTTGTTTGTTGTTAATTTCCCCTTTTCCTTCTGAATCCCAAGGATTTTGGCCACACTACGCgaggaagaaatattaaatttcctcCCGTGTAGGGTGAAGATCTTCTTCTCCAGCTGCTCCATCTTCTCCTGACATTCAGCAACGGATTTCTCCATCTCCGTGGGATTGGCTGGGAATCCTGCAACTTCCATGCGGAAGAGTTGCACCTGAATGGGCATTTCCAGTTCCCGGAATACTCTGAGGAGCTTCCCATCACCCAGAGCCACGAGTTTCGTCGAAAGCGCTCTGAGATTGTAGACTATTGCGCATTCTGCGGTGCTCTGGGCTTCTCCAGATGTTTCTTCTGCTTCTGGTTGTGCCAGGAGAGCTTCCATGTCCGGACAGTGCAGCATGACAATCCTGTGGAAGCTCGTAGTTGCTTCATCGGGCTGAAGAAGCCAATTTGCAATTTGAGGATCCGCAAAAGCTGCCTTTGTGTCCAGAACTTCCGGAATGAATCTTGCCAGGAGTTTTAGCTTCTCTCTCACTTCCCACGCGTGAATCAGGAGATTCTCTCTGTTGAAGATCCTCCAAATGAGCTTCCTCATCTCTCCAAAGAGACTTCTTTGACCCAATTCAATCACAGCTACTTCCTTCCCATTGCAAGTGACAGCCAGACCCGCTAGGATTGTTTCCTGATCAATCCGGAAGTTCTCTCGGGGCTCCTCTTTTGAGTTCTCCTCCTTTGCTAAAAGTTTTGCCCCAATTTTCTTTGATCTCTCCTGTTTCTTCTCCAGCATCAATGCTAAAGCAATTTCCGGGCTGTTTTCGAGCCTCTGGGAAAACTCCCGGAAGGATTTCTCATCCTTGCAAATGTGGAGGATTTTCAGGGATTTCCTGGCTGTACTCGAGCGTAGAATTCGGGACATTTGTGTCTTTTGTATCTTCTTGGATGCTTCCATAGCTGCTGGTGACTGTGAACAAGGAATCTCATCAATGCTGGAGTTTATTTGCTGGCTTTGCTGGGTCTGCACTTTCCGGAAGCTCTCTGTCATCTCTGGAACATCTTCCGGTTGTTCCTGCTCTACTTCATCTTCCCAATTAATCCTCCCACCCATTTCCTCCTCGAGTATCCTCCTGGCTTCTGCTCTTATCTCCCTGGCGGCTTCCTCAATGGACAAATCTCTCTGGCCTGTGATGCAAATCTTCCGGAGGATGTTCCTCTCACGCGCCTCGTGATCTGCTTCACCATCCCGCTGAGCTTCCGTGTCAAAAGAAGCAGCATCGTGAAGGATTTTAGCCAGCTGGGTTGTCCCCATCCGTGCCAGGGCGAGAAGAGTCTCAATTCCAGCCCCAAAGAGCGCCCTGGCGCGTTTTGCATTGAGACTGGGCGCCCTCATGAGATCCACAAGATCCCGATGAATCCCGAAGAAGAGTCTCTCGCGGAATTGGGAGACAATCATGGCGAGAAGTTGCCAATTGAGGGCTGCGCAGAAGGCAGCCACAATTGCCGCGAAAGACGCCGCCATCTGTTGGAGACTCTGAAGAAGCCCCCGCGGGCATTTGTACTTGGCAGCAACAGCCCCTATTGGGACCTCACTGATTAGCTCCTGAAGCGCCAGGGCTGTGTAGAATCTCTTGTGAATCTGCAGGGCCTTCTCATCGAGGGCTTTTGTGCGCATTGCTCGCACCAGGAAAGCATCCCGGACGCCCACGAGCTCCCCAACACGCCTCATTGTTGCCGGAAGATGTTCCCACAAGTCCAGGAAGTGCAGCCAATCAATTTCCGGAAGTTGTTGGCACACTGTGAACGGCGTCACGAGGTAGACAGCATGGAGTTCGGATTCAAGGACAAAGCATTGGCGGGATTTTTGAAGTTCAGAGAATAAGAGGAATCCATCGGATGGAGGAATTGAGGAAGCCAGGCAAGCATAACCTAAACGCGTTGGCAAAAGGACTTCCTCACCGCTCTCCTCACATACTTGCCTCCGGAGGAATTCATAGCGAAGCAGGAAGTCTACACTTTCCTGGACACTGTCATCattctcctcctcctcctcctctgAACTCCCTCTGggcttatttttcttcctctctggGGAATTCTTCACACTCAAATTAATCGAAACTTCCCCTTTTTCCGCCCAAATCAGTGTACACGTGAAGAAGAGGTGCAAATCACGCCGGGATGTGGCCATTCCCGAAGCCACAATCTCCAGCAGGGCTCTCCGTAAATTCCCTGCATGTCTCACATCTAAACAAGATGAAATCGGTTCAAGTTCTCGCGTCAGGAGCTCTTTTCCCGCCTTCACATTAACTTCATCACAAACCAGGATTGCTTCCCCCAGTGTGTCCTTCCCCGTTCTTCCCGCCCGACCAATCATCTGCCGATAAGTCAGTGGATTCATCATCTGCCTCCCAAACATCGGCGTGCGCACAATAACACGCCTCGCTGGAAGATTAACGCCCGAACTCAGCGTACTCGTGGCCACTAAGACACGAAGAGCTCCCATCCGGAAGCCCCCCTCAATCGCGTCCCTCTCCTCCATCGTCAGCCCAGCATGATGGAAGGCACAAGCATACCCAATACATTTGGCTAACACCTCATCCAAACCTGTTGGACATGCCAGGAGTTCCTCCCGAAGGGATTCAATCCCATCCCGATTAATTGTTTCACGAATCTTTGCCCCAAGGGAGCCACTTGTCCTGCCCACCTTGTAAATCATTTCCGCCACATTGAGGCAGAGTTTCTCACACCAATCCTTCGATGGGCAGAAAATAATAACACCACATCCCTCGCAAATGGTCTCCAGCACCAGCTGGCCAACATTGTCCTGATCCCTGAGGGAGCAGATCTCTGAAAATCCCTATGAGAAGGAAGCGCTCGATGAGGATTTATTTGAGggatttgtgagaaaattaattgaaggaCTTAAAAATCTCCTTTAAGTCCTATAAATCCCACAATTCCCAtgaatatttgtaaaattgacTCTCAAATCCTCCAATTCCTGAATTTTTGGGGCAATAAAGTTCAAAAACAATCACTAAgggaatttacaaaattaaaaacttaataCTCCAAATACTGCAAGTCCTATAAATCCCACAATTCCCACAAATATTCtgttaaatattcaattatttcttatttaaaattcagcaattcctgatattttgaataattattaaattccaaggaattatattttaaagaatttacaaactttaatttaaaaaaaaaccaaaagtcCTATAATTCccacaaatatttcttaagttttttttttcaaagcctTCAATTCCTGGGATTAAAAAGCGtttaaaattcagagaaatattttaaggaatttagaaaataaagtttaaaaaattatcccaAATACCAGAAGTCCTATAAATCCTACAATTCCAATAAATATACTCTTAATTAttcattagaaattttattaaggcCGGCAGTTCtttagattttaaaatatttgaaaattaaaggaatcttaaaaagaattttcaataaaaatttgaattgcaaATACTTCAAGTACTTCAAATACCGAAAAACCCATAAGTTTAATAAGTAATTTCATAAAGTTTATAAAgctatttttaattgttttcatgTTAGgttatttaacaaattttgggatttgtgggaatttaggaaaatttttaaatgagaatttcttatttcaaatattgttattttataattaaaacaaattaagagTTTCATAAATCCTCTAAGTCTCTTTAGTAATTCCATTTATTCGttacataatatttaaattttcctttgaaaattttcttaaattcccACAAATCTTACAAATCCCATCCCAAAGAGCACGGCGGTTCCCGGCCGTATTCCATTTCGGCCAAAATGTATTCCGCGCGGGATTCCCGCTCAGGCACCGTATGGTGCACCATATATGATggtattgggaaaaatttggtACCCAAAATCGGGTCGTGGCTCCATAGCAGGTAAAATTTTACGCCTAAATTAGGGAATACCATAGGGATATCCGTATGGTGTCTGGAAACAGCCTCTGCCACGACTGAAAAAACTCCTACATGTAggcaaaatttttgacattttttttctctttccctctcacttatctttctttctctcaaacacattattttctctaccTAATGCTCTCCTTTTACAATAGTGTTCCCTTTTCTATTTTGCCTCACCGGGAGGCAAATGGCCAAATTTCATGGAGATGTACTTTGGCAAAAATACCTCGTCTTGGCAATaatattcacaaagaaaaattcacgcgtTTTCACGCGTGAAAAACATATGCGAGATTGATTTTCAGATAGGATATAGATTAGAAGAGTCATAAATGACCTtctcatttcataaaaattaatatttctttgaaaaattagacaattaaaaaaaatcaaattataccCACATCATTATGCTTATTTAATACAACATTGCATTATGTTTCTTATGCTAGAAACATtattaaaatggcataaatcgctttagttttcaataaataaacttttataaaatatccatGCCACGTGTAGCTGAAAATAACCTCAAAAGGACAACCATTCGTCGAATACATGAAAAAGCTTTGcatttcagtacaattttcttcagcacataagagcattttttatgttgctgaCGCATTTGCTCTAAGAAATCATTGGGAAACACATCTTGTATTCagcattaaaaatgataattgaaaaaaaaatcagaattattaaaaatctaccTGAAATTGGGAGGTCTTTTCTTTAAGCTGCATTATTGTTCCCTCGAAAAATATGCTAATGCTAATTGCTAATTCTTCGAAAAGTCCAAGAAGTATCTCTCATATTGTAAAAGAATTAcatgttttaaaactttttcaatggaattctAAGAACAATCAGGTAGATATCTAGTTTTTATTACCGGACCCATTTGCTAACTAAATCTTATGtaggtaaaaataattaaaaatatttgtacctAATATTAggaaactttataattattcaaatcaaatgattatattaaattcattaaattaataatgacaTTTTTGCGAAATGCGATAGTGTTTTTATGTTGGTATTAAAAGAAtagtttttatatttcctttaaactaataattctttatattatttgggtggctttttagttaaattttgaatcatgttttctaaaaatagGGTGGTCATACCCAAAAAATGACAGAATCACATAAACAATccttccaaaattatttaatttcaagaaaatcctaATAAATAGCGATTTTGGTAccaaaaagagcataaaattatgttcaaTGATACTCAATTTAATCcttaaaatatgtttcaatgatttcttttgtctatcttttgcgaaaaattgtaatttatcaaAGATTTCGGATTGTTTACAGTCCGTAGCTTGTCCGGAGAACATCTTCCCGGATACATCCAAGAATAggtaaagataaaaaaattattttaaaacacatcataaattcataatttgattaaattttaacataaatttagaaaactatcaataaaatattaattatggaTTAATACtctgaaaatgatttgaatattttatgattattataAAACCACGTGTTCTGATattttaaaaccaaaattcacgcgtgcCACGCCTGTATTTTGGAACCAACGTTGAGCCGtaatctctaaattttttggatccaaaattcacgcgtagccacgactctgtgttggtaccaaaattgaggcgtagctacgactctgtgttggtaccaaaattcacgcgtagccacgactctgtgttggcaccaaaatttaggcgtaaactccgatttttgttggaaccaaaattcacgcgtagccacgactctgtgttggcaccaaaattgaGGCGTGGAGCAGACTGATCACGActgattttgttaattttagataatttacaattattttaatctgaaTACATCTGATCCATCATATATTATCtaaaactaatcaaaaaaaattgccaaatatttttaattcttcaaaatattagaaattgtaCTTCAGTCGTGGCACACTCCGTGAGTTGACACCATATGGATAGGTGtatggttatccaaaatggctaGAGTCGCCGGCGTGCTCCTTGGGCATAAATCCCTTCACTAATTCCTTTTTCTCGTTACAAAATATCCAATcaaatttataaagatttctgtaatgaaaaattcttaaatactcctttaaaacttttactaATTCCCACAAATCCTTCAAGTcccaaaaatccttttaaaaaaaatctttcaaagagACTTACCTTGATGTCCAGCACGCGGATCTCCTCCATGCGATTTGAGAGAATCTTTGGGCCAATTTTGATCATCTCCCTGAGCTCCACTGGGCGGAAGTCTGTGTGATAGAATTCAGCTGAGAGCCAACGACAGAGAAGCTCCAGATTGGGCAATGTGGCTGACATCCCAATCACCTGAACGCTGAAATCCATTTTCCTGCACGTGTAGAGAATTTTGGCCAGGAGCAGCTCCAAGATGTACCCCCTATTGGGGTCAGAGATCAAGTGAATCTCATCCACGACAACAATGCCCACTTGGGAGACATTTTGCTGCTCCAGGAGTCGATTGAAGATGCTGTTGGCCTTCTCAATGGTACACACAGCTACGTGGCAGCTTTCAAAGCCCCCCGGGGGTGCGTAGCCACCGAAAAATCCCTCCACACGAATACCAGCTGGTGCCAGGAGATCCCTCAGATACAGCATCTTCTCCCGCACGACGGAGATGAAGGGAAGAATGAGAATTGCCTTCTTCTGTCGCTCCAGGATGGTTTTTATCATCAAAATCTCACTCACGAGTGTCTTCCCGGCTGATGTGGGGGCACTGTAGACGAGATTCTCCCCCTCGAGGAGGGTACGACGATTTGACAGGCATTCCACCTGCCACTGGAACATTTCCTTTATCCCCTTCTTCGCATAAGCAGTGAGAATTGCTTCCGGAAGTCCCCAAGAAGATAAGAATTTCGCATCTGTGGCTGGAGCTTTGAGGGCATCCTGTGAGGGGAGTTTTGTAGCCTCCAGGAGGGTTTTCTCATGCTTCCGGAAAGACATTTGTGACATCCCCTGAGTGCAGAGAGGCATAAAGGAGTCTTCCTCCGTGTAGAAATCCTTAATCATTTGCGAAACTTCCTTCCGATGAGCTTTTATTTCCTTGTCAGGAACTTGACTGGCTACAAAACTCACACTGTCCACGTTTAAATCCTCCTGAACTTCCGGATGCTTGGAGATctcatttatttcttcttcctgAGGAGGTTTTTGACTCGCCCTGAAGATGTTTGAGGTTTCCCAATCACTGAATTCAATCCCCACGAGATCTTCACTCGAGATTGGCATTTCCAAGATTGCTTCCATTCCTTCAtcttgatgtttcttttctgtAGATTTTCCGCGTTTTCTGGGACTTTCATCTTCCTCAACCGTTTCCAGTAGTTGCTCCAGCATTGTGACATCCAATTGAGTCGCATTTGACTTCTGGACAGGAGGATTCGCAGCATACTTCCCCAGAACACTGTCAGACTTATTCTTCCGGATGACTTTTCTTTGCTTCCTTCGTAATTTTGATGCATTCTGCTGCAGAGAATTGTTTGGTGATGCCTCAACGCATTCTTCATCTGATTCCCAATCCCCTGAGAGTCCTTGGGTGCTTCCTTGAgggaaattttgtgttttagaaCGCGTCAAACGACGTCCCTGCGTTTGAGGTGGATTTACGGGCAAATTCTCAAGCTTTCTTATTGTCTCTAAgcttaaattgaaagaatccGAGAAGTTTGCCATCCCTGAAATGGCCAGGAAGTGAATCAGGGGgaggaaaatgcgagaaaattggaGGAAAATTACCTGTGAATGTAGTTGGACGTTGCCGGCCGGTTTCAGCAGCAGGGCTACCAACCTTCTcagatattttcaaaattcaatacatttttgaggttatgtttcaaCCGATTCAACGAATTTCCTCAACCGCTgcgaaacataacctcaaagtaTTTTCAAATGCGCCCTTGAACGTTGGCCTctcagatttttattttttctttacaaagtTTTCCAATTCAATTACCTGCCTGATGAGGAAGGAATAAAACCTTCGAAACGTTGCAGACAATATTGTGTTTGAGAAACTGCTGAAGATCGAAAACTCAAACCCGACCGCAATCCACccacataacctcaaaattccTCCGTGGGAACTTTTTTACGCCTTTTCCCCCcaatttttatgcataatTATGCTCccaaatgcaaagaaaaaaaatgcttttttgtgttttctatGCTGAAGTCTCCTCTTTaattctcaaaatgaattatttttgcttttatagACAACGATACTTCACTATAGAGTAACTATTTacaggagctttttttatttttgaattagaTCCCCAGAGCCAAGATTTCCGGCGGCCCTTTGCAGCTGACTCTCCCCCTTACATTCCTAAACAACTAATCAGTGtacaaatacaaaataattctcccccaaaaggaaaatcttacaCGCATTTCCCTTCCATGAGAAAAATGCCCCGTCAGTCcggaagaaaatctcaattattcgattcttttttttctgatcttTCCCCCAGCTTTTCtgataattttcacacaagtttctagagatttttttaaagtattttttttttgttacggAATATCTTCGCTTTCTTTGCGTCCaatgagaataatttaaaaatatttaagtaatGTCTGTTTGTCactattcacaattttttcttcgtctcCTCCACTCCTAGGCCTGCCCATTGACGCGGGCCCCATCTGCGGGGGCCCGGGGTACGTGATGGGAACAATGGCTCTTGAAGTCATCATCACGGAGGCTCCAGTTGCTCTGCCGTGCGCACGGGAGGTGAATCATGTCGCCACAGCCACGCTCCAGGCACCCGAGAGTTGCCCCATTTTTCGTGCACAGCACGCACGAATGCCGCGTACTCCCCCACACAGCCGCTTCCAGCCCCACAAGACGCGCCCCCACAATGTACACACCCGGTGCCCACACGATACAATCCTCATGCAGCCACACCTCCAGCGCTTCCTCACTCAGGCGTCCCATTCCGGCAAAAATGTCCGGAACTGCAGCCACATcctgcttcttcttcttcttctgacTCCCCCCAGACTGtttccaaatgaaaaacaatttctcataactcttttctctctctctcttccttgACGGATACTCACCGTTGACGCCCCTGGAGCATCCCCAGCGGCCACAGCTGGCAAACAATGGGGCTTCCTCTGCACCATTGTGGCTTTCGTGCGTTTACTCTTAAACTCATCCATTGTGGGCTCCATCTGACTCAGCTGGAACTCCTCGCACGTGGTTGAGACGGTGTAGGGCCCAAAGAGATCCCCCAGACCCATTTTGTGCGGTCcaaatttgcaaaagacaCACATCCACGTTGCATCCGTCGTGTCGGCGTCGTACTTTGTGCTCAACGTACTCACGTGCAGCCCCCGGATTTTGCGCCTCTCACTGTTTGCATGGCTATGGAGGCGCCCCTTGCGCTCCCCATCATCCTCCGTCTGCGGCGTATTGATCACCGACACAACCCCTGATGCCCGGACCTGCACAAAGGGACCCCGAAAGCGTGGCATAGCTGGCAGTGAAGGTGTCTCAGCCACTGTGGTGACTTCACTGGCAGCCCCTGCCTTTGGTCGTCCCTTTTTCCGCTTCACCCCACCGCTGGCTTTGTCTCCAGCAGCCGCGGCGGCGGCCTTATTCGTGGCTCCCGGCTTTCGGCCCCGTTTCCTTTTGGGCCTCATTATGTCCACATCGATTGACAGGGCACGCTTCCGGCCACCCGGTTTGGGGCCAGGCTTGCTCGTTGCTGCTGAGACAGCCGCCGCATCAATTGGGGTCAAATTGATTGTTagagctttgaaaaaaaattttaaattgatcattttacgattttttcgATATCGAATTTTCGAAGATAGATTTCCATATTCGAAATGATAGAATTATGTATTCAGAAGGAAATTTTCGAAGATCCAAATTCGAAAAGAAGTTTTCGAACATAGATTTTcagttttcaaaagaattttcgaaGATTGATTTACagcttgaaaagaaattttcgaaGATTTACTGAttcgaaaagaaattttcggAGATAGATTCATGCAttcaaaatacaattttcgaAGATAGATTTATgaaattagaaagaaattttcgaaGATAGATTTATATAGATTCGAAAAGAAATCTTCGAAGATAGATTTATGCattgagaaggaatttttcgGAGATAGACTTATGAATTCAGATGGAAATTTTTGTAGACTTAAagattcgaaaaaaaaattttttttgaagac is part of the Lutzomyia longipalpis isolate SR_M1_2022 chromosome 3, ASM2433408v1 genome and harbors:
- the LOC129793639 gene encoding DNA polymerase theta; the protein is MANFSDSFNLSLETIRKLENLPVNPPQTQGRRLTRSKTQNFPQGSTQGLSGDWESDEECVEASPNNSLQQNASKLRRKQRKVIRKNKSDSVLGKYAANPPVQKSNATQLDVTMLEQLLETVEEDESPRKRGKSTEKKHQDEGMEAILEMPISSEDLVGIEFSDWETSNIFRASQKPPQEEEINEISKHPEVQEDLNVDSVSFVASQVPDKEIKAHRKEVSQMIKDFYTEEDSFMPLCTQGMSQMSFRKHEKTLLEATKLPSQDALKAPATDAKFLSSWGLPEAILTAYAKKGIKEMFQWQVECLSNRRTLLEGENLVYSAPTSAGKTLVSEILMIKTILERQKKAILILPFISVVREKMLYLRDLLAPAGIRVEGFFGGYAPPGGFESCHVAVCTIEKANSIFNRLLEQQNVSQVGIVVVDEIHLISDPNRGYILELLLAKILYTCRKMDFSVQVIGMSATLPNLELLCRWLSAEFYHTDFRPVELREMIKIGPKILSNRMEEIRVLDIKGFSEICSLRDQDNVGQLVLETICEGCGVIIFCPSKDWCEKLCLNVAEMIYKVGRTSGSLGAKIRETINRDGIESLREELLACPTGLDEVLAKCIGYACAFHHAGLTMEERDAIEGGFRMGALRVLVATSTLSSGVNLPARRVIVRTPMFGRQMMNPLTYRQMIGRAGRTGKDTLGEAILVCDEVNVKAGKELLTRELEPISSCLDVRHAGNLRRALLEIVASGMATSRRDLHLFFTCTLIWAEKGEVSINLSVKNSPERKKNKPRGSSEEEEEENDDSVQESVDFLLRYEFLRRQVCEESGEEVLLPTRLGYACLASSIPPSDGFLLFSELQKSRQCFVLESELHAVYLVTPFTVCQQLPEIDWLHFLDLWEHLPATMRRVGELVGVRDAFLVRAMRTKALDEKALQIHKRFYTALALQELISEVPIGAVAAKYKCPRGLLQSLQQMAASFAAIVAAFCAALNWQLLAMIVSQFRERLFFGIHRDLVDLMRAPSLNAKRARALFGAGIETLLALARMGTTQLAKILHDAASFDTEAQRDGEADHEARERNILRKICITGQRDLSIEEAAREIRAEARRILEEEMGGRINWEDEVEQEQPEDVPEMTESFRKVQTQQSQQINSSIDEIPCSQSPAAMEASKKIQKTQMSRILRSSTARKSLKILHICKDEKSFREFSQRLENSPEIALALMLEKKQERSKKIGAKLLAKEENSKEEPRENFRIDQETILAGLAVTCNGKEVAVIELGQRSLFGEMRKLIWRIFNRENLLIHAWEVREKLKLLARFIPEVLDTKAAFADPQIANWLLQPDEATTSFHRIVMLHCPDMEALLAQPEAEETSGEAQSTAECAIVYNLRALSTKLVALGDGKLLRVFRELEMPIQVQLFRMEVAGFPANPTEMEKSVAECQEKMEQLEKKIFTLHGRKFNISSSRSVAKILGIQKEKGKLTTNKGVLEKLGSPLAHLIAQHRTLTAVFVKVLQPLARSIQGSRIHGTSFSLTQTGRITMHEPNLQTVAKDFLLDLGDGDKQILSCRKVFAPGSGQRLVSADFCQLELRILIHFAQDPILIQIIKSDCDIFRAVAARWSGIAEAKITPKMRNDAKQICYGIIYGMGARTLAEILKIDEASAREHIEGFYSVYPAIRAFSERTVKEARVKGFVETLAGRRRFLENISSPEAALRAQAERQAVNSMIQGSAADVAKKALLAVAGKSPKEAQFILHLHDELIFEVPEEKVPEFGMILRDAMEGCMKLSIPLRVKVKSGPNWAEMSEILL